The segment TACATTTGAGGGACAACTGCTGCATTCTTGTGATATTTAGGATGACCATGTCACTATACTTTTTAATCCAACTTTTAGTATAAGAGTCACAAAAATAGAGTAACAGGTTTATATGATTTTCAAATCACAGATGAAAAAACATAGCAAGTGTGATGCAATGATGTATAATAGGACTAGACATGCTTTCAGAAGCAGCCATGGTACCAATCATGTCTATAACATCATAGATTAGAGATTTATATCTTGGTCATCTAAAATGAATAGCATGTGTTTTGGAGAAATAAAAGGTAAGCATTCATTGAGAACTAGACATAAGATTTGGAATGAAGGAGAAATATTTATGTAGGATAAATACTATGCTAAAGTAGAAAATATTCTTTAGTTCCTATTCCCTCTTTAGTTGAAATGAAGGTATAGAGTTAAtccaaatattttatagaaaaataagtcagaataagtctggaaaaagaaatatattatgtTTCAATATGAGCAAAAGTATTTACATgtgatattcatttatttttaggattcaaacagaaagaaatgacTATGGTAGTGAAACAGACTTATATGGACTTGTGTCTAACATTTTGGAAGAACAAGATAAATCACAGCCATACTTTGCTGAGGGGTTAGTATATTACATAACCTATATAGTAtgtaataaacttttaaattccCAGGTACTAGAtcgttaacttttatttttacttaatagaGGATCATCTGACATTCGACATTGTAATTCTGATATTTGTTTCTAGGAGCCTTGATTTTCCTGAGGTGCTTGCCATACAATTGGAAGTTTAATTTGCTATTAAGaactttcatttgaaaaatcattCTTCCATAACTCAAAGCTATTTCCTTTGAGTTCATGAGCTAAAATTTGGCTTAAAGAGTATAAATTCCAATGACTTTTATACTTATACctccaaaaataaaactatcattgcTTCTGAGTAGAAATATGTATGGATTTTATTCATATAGTAAAAACTTTTAAAGTATGCATTAATTGTTTTACTTGGGTGTAGAAGCCATATTATCCAGATTCCCTATTTCATAAATAGGGAAATATGTAGCATACATCTaaccaatgaaaatattttcatttcaatgaGAGTACAtccttgttaattaaaaaaattatggtcAACAGCACTTTTGTATTAATCTTATATAAGAAAAACCTTATCTGGTTTCTACTTACTATATGTAAACAGTTCATGTAAGACCATGCAATCACCACCCTCAGGCTTTAGTTTATGTCTCCTCGAAAAGTATACTGAAGACATATTAAGACTAAAATGCATATTTATGCAGCATATAGCGCATTTTAAGTGGCAGAAAGTTATTTGGATGTAATGGCAGCTTATAAGGCAAAGTTGGAAAGGATTAGAGAATGGTGAAATGGGGcaatataaatgtttttaaagcctttcctcccttctccactaagaaaataaagacttttaaaatctaaattgtaattaaatatattttcttgttcTAGGACCTGTTCCTCCAGTTTAAAGTCAGTATGGCCAATGAACACAAGCAGGTTTGCAGATCACCATGACCTCTTAACAGAAACCAAAAGGCCAGTAGATACAGCCATCTCTCAGCAAGCTTTTTATACCAGTGAATCTGTGTCAGCAGTGGAAAAGCAGTACCTACATAACAGTAATCTCATACCACAACAAAAAATAGATGAACTTTATCATGGATTTACTGGTTTAGACCTTGAAGAACAATGGATGTACCCCTCACGAAATGATCATTCTAACTGTTACAATATTCAGCCAAATGATACAGCTAAGACAGCATTTCAAGAATATCCATTTATCAAAAATTGTTTTACACCACAGACTGGTCTGTCTGACATCATGAAAGAATCTGGAGTTGATACTTACTCTTATGGAAGAGAGAAAATATGTGCTAAAGGTCTGGAAGCACCATTACAGCAAAAGAGGGCAGAgatatttctttcccaatttaaTAGGTACAGTGAAAATCCAGATTATTGTAGATATCCAGAATATGCTCACCCTAATAAGGCTAAGCTGAGTAAGTGTTCGAATTTTAGTGTCCAAGATAGTAAAAAATTAGCTAGTGCCACACCTGAAACACCAACTGTAGAAGCAGACACCTACACAAAGTTATTTCAGGTAAAACcagcaaatcagaaaaaaatggaggAGACAATACCTGACCAGCAGAATTTCACATTTCCAAAAACTACACCACATCTGACAGAAAAACAGTTTGGAAAGGAAGCAGCATTTACTGCTGATTTTGGCTTAAAATCAGAATATGGACTAAAACCTCATACAACTTGTTCAGCTAATAATGATTTTGCTAATGTCACAGAAAAACAGCAGTTTACTAAACCTGACCCCCCAAATTCTGAGTATTTTAAATCAGTGAATTTACTAGCAAATTCAGCAACATCTTCAGGAGGTATCAACTTAAACAGACCAACATGGATGAATgtgcaaacaaaaaataacactCCTGTTCTTTATCGAAATCAAGGTAACTTGATGAAATTAAATTCTCATTTAACTGTAGCTTCAAAAGGTTCTAACCATTCTTCAGATTTCCCCCAACTATCATCTATAAATTTAACCCCAAATAGCAATTTATTTCAGAAGTATTGCCAAGAAAACCCTTCAGCATTTTCTAGTTTTGATTTTGGTTACAATGGTGCAGAAAGAATCCAATCTGTCAATCACATGGAAGGACTGACAAAGACTGGAGAAGAAAATCTCTTTGAATCTGTTACTGATAAAAAAATTAAGCAGCCAAATGGATTTTGCGATAACTATTCAGCTCAGCAGTATGGGATCATTGAAAATGTAAACAAACATAATTTTCAAGCTAAGCCCCAAAGTGGACATTATGATCCTGAGGAAGGGCTAAAGCATTTAGATGGCTTATCTCAAAATACATACCAAGATCTATTGGAGTCACAGGGTCATTTTAATAGCCACAGACAGGGAAGTGGAGACAACAATATTAATAGCCGTGTGAATCGCACACAGGCATCATGCTTTTCTAATAATTATATGATGGGAGATTTAAGGCATAATCAGAGTTTTCAACAACTTGGTTCAAGTGGGTTTCCACTAAGATCCACTCATCCATTTGGCCATTCAGTTGTTCCACTGTTGGATTCCTATGATTTGTTTTCTTATGATGACTTAAGCCATTTATACCCATATTTTAATGATATGATGTATGGTGATAATTCCTTTTCTGGTTTCGTGCCAACTTTTGGATTTCAAAGACCAATTAAAACCCGCAGTGGACCAGCCAGTGAACTTCATATTCGTCTAGAAGAGTGCTATGAACAATGGAGAGCattagaaaaggagagaaaaaaggtaATACGAAACTATCCATTTAGGCATAACTTAGTATATCTCctttgcttattttcattttgtttacccTAGTGTAGTTTAAGAAAGAGTACTTAAAGTTGAATTCTTCTATAATGTATAGTATTTGTTAAGTCCCTGACTATACAGAATTACTTAGGTGACTTAAGAGACTAAAAATGCTTGgggcttaaaaaattttttgtttttttgcctgtTAGGTAGACTTTTTCCTTAATGGGTTGAAAGTTTAAATTATTGGAGTGTTCAGGTATTTTATGCAGCAAGTATGACAGAAAAGTATATGGTACTGTGGTTTGTATTTATTGCCTTTTGATACCAAAACAGAATTTTTATCTAAAGGAGTAATTTTCGATTTTCTTTTTAGGCCTATAAGAAATATTATTCATGATTGAATCACATTTAGAAAATCTAGTATCTAaaagttatataatttttttacagACTGAATTGGCCCTTGCGAAGAATTATCCAGGGAAAAAAGTATCCAGTACTAATAATACTCCAATTCCACGGCTGACCTCCAATCCATCTAGAGTTGATCGGTTAATTGTGGATGAACTTCGAGAACAAGCCAGAGTAAGCTGTGAAGATATCTAATAGCagatttttttaactgtttgataaaatttttaaatgcctcaGCAAGTTAGAGTTCTGAAGGATTCTTAACTCACATTTATGTGTAACTCTCTGAAATGTATTCTTTCCCATGTTTGGACCTAGAACTATTAGTTATTTAGGAAAGGGAAAATAGCCCCactcagtcattaaaatattaagtTTAGTAATCTAAGAGATTCCTCTAAGAAATCCAGATTAGCAATGGAACTAAtccacaaaagaaagaaaaaaatttaaagcaaaaccattttaaatattatttgtagGGAAAGTCCCATTTCTTAAtcacaaaatttgttttttagCTTCACGAAAAAGCTTTGCTTATATTATACAAGGTAGTAAATTAATAGGAAATtaccttatttcattttcttgaccaTGTTCTCTTGAGTTATTTAACAAACATTAAGTATATCTAGCAATGTATTAATTACTAAT is part of the Budorcas taxicolor isolate Tak-1 chromosome 19, Takin1.1, whole genome shotgun sequence genome and harbors:
- the MEIOC gene encoding meiosis-specific coiled-coil domain-containing protein MEIOC: MEVSCGEPHPPPHPPGLREGLEPKVAFRGGANRCWNLSADASSRLTDVFNSVMLTGSPSFYDCYKSQNEDSVDLRQTYAPLSSSTEYASSIDSSLFYAPWSTYGDDIKQPSNSQINVKNRIQTERNDYGSETDLYGLVSNILEEQDKSQPYFAEGTCSSSLKSVWPMNTSRFADHHDLLTETKRPVDTAISQQAFYTSESVSAVEKQYLHNSNLIPQQKIDELYHGFTGLDLEEQWMYPSRNDHSNCYNIQPNDTAKTAFQEYPFIKNCFTPQTGLSDIMKESGVDTYSYGREKICAKGLEAPLQQKRAEIFLSQFNRYSENPDYCRYPEYAHPNKAKLSKCSNFSVQDSKKLASATPETPTVEADTYTKLFQVKPANQKKMEETIPDQQNFTFPKTTPHLTEKQFGKEAAFTADFGLKSEYGLKPHTTCSANNDFANVTEKQQFTKPDPPNSEYFKSVNLLANSATSSGGINLNRPTWMNVQTKNNTPVLYRNQGNLMKLNSHLTVASKGSNHSSDFPQLSSINLTPNSNLFQKYCQENPSAFSSFDFGYNGAERIQSVNHMEGLTKTGEENLFESVTDKKIKQPNGFCDNYSAQQYGIIENVNKHNFQAKPQSGHYDPEEGLKHLDGLSQNTYQDLLESQGHFNSHRQGSGDNNINSRVNRTQASCFSNNYMMGDLRHNQSFQQLGSSGFPLRSTHPFGHSVVPLLDSYDLFSYDDLSHLYPYFNDMMYGDNSFSGFVPTFGFQRPIKTRSGPASELHIRLEECYEQWRALEKERKKTELALAKNYPGKKVSSTNNTPIPRLTSNPSRVDRLIVDELREQARVVTLLGKMERLRSSPLHANISTALDRHLESIHIVQSRRKDEIVNASNRQRQGVPRCQDDRDVFALASAIKEMCVATRKARTTLWCALQMTLPKTASTAGQTDVEKALQDIVNCEDKVHESLNSSNPMNQRGEANKH